A single Crateriforma conspicua DNA region contains:
- a CDS encoding prepilin-type N-terminal cleavage/methylation domain-containing protein, with protein MDRPATRAFTLLEMLLTLAVLTAVAAVALPQLDVLLSGSRLERAADQMRIEMTRTRVDAMRQGKVLMMEVVPETGDFRVRAYNSLSDATETAEINPGSSALLTGADQAMAMPVQTDEIPVKEFTLPDNVTFGGITVASTVRSMQVVQDAASDTAVLDEPIGDTASPILFYPDGTTSTAAIQLQNTIGEGKLVMIRGITGEVAIVSTAVTSEG; from the coding sequence ATGGATCGACCGGCCACTCGCGCGTTCACATTGCTGGAAATGTTGTTGACCCTGGCGGTTTTGACTGCCGTGGCGGCGGTCGCTCTTCCCCAGCTGGATGTTCTGCTTAGCGGCAGCCGGTTGGAGCGTGCAGCGGATCAGATGCGGATCGAAATGACGCGGACCCGCGTCGATGCGATGCGTCAGGGAAAGGTGTTGATGATGGAAGTCGTACCGGAAACGGGTGACTTTCGCGTTCGCGCGTACAATTCTCTTTCTGACGCCACTGAAACGGCTGAGATCAATCCCGGCAGTTCGGCGCTATTAACCGGCGCCGATCAGGCGATGGCGATGCCGGTTCAGACCGACGAAATTCCGGTGAAGGAATTCACGCTGCCGGACAACGTCACCTTTGGCGGAATCACGGTGGCGTCGACCGTCCGTTCGATGCAAGTGGTTCAAGACGCCGCTTCCGATACGGCCGTGCTGGACGAACCGATCGGGGACACCGCGTCGCCGATCTTGTTCTATCCCGACGGGACGACCAGTACCGCGGCGATCCAGCTGCAAAACACGATCGGTGAAGGCAAGCTGGTGAT
- a CDS encoding type II secretion system protein GspG — protein MNHPGLRSAPRRRLGDRSQRRRSGFTLLELLLVLSILVVVGGIAVVNLSSAGDDANRNATITQLNALEQAIEMYRIRMNSLPETLDNLVEGPSDSAQKAKWGKAILDEVPADAWGKEIVYKLNGNEYELRSGGSDGQMNTEDDLTVTGS, from the coding sequence ATGAATCACCCAGGCCTCCGTTCTGCCCCTCGTCGACGCCTCGGCGACCGATCGCAACGCCGCCGATCCGGTTTCACCCTGCTGGAACTGTTGCTGGTGCTTTCGATCTTGGTCGTCGTCGGCGGCATCGCCGTGGTGAACTTGTCCAGTGCCGGTGACGATGCGAACCGAAACGCGACGATCACCCAACTGAATGCGTTGGAGCAAGCGATTGAGATGTATCGAATTCGCATGAACTCGTTGCCCGAGACGCTGGACAACCTGGTCGAAGGCCCCAGTGATTCGGCCCAGAAAGCAAAATGGGGTAAGGCGATTTTGGATGAAGTTCCCGCGGACGCTTGGGGCAAAGAAATTGTCTACAAGCTGAATGGGAATGAGTACGAGCTGCGTAGCGGCGGCAGCGACGGACAAATGAACACCGAAGACGATTTGACAGTCACCGGTTCCTGA
- the polA gene encoding DNA polymerase I, with protein MPRKSSRRSADSAPSPAPTTKQIDRAAQQMTFDGFQDDGGSRSDPVIGNQGTEADVGPAGEGASLPPSGGDGESGVVREAEPATAQTKPDAAKSTDARSRRRAAAGIATDHLPDLLQRPLPEPQPEPVPDLTDKLVIIVDAHSLIYQVFHALPPMTSTSGLPVSAVYGFVGDMLELISRKHPDYLIAAFDKSEVTFRNQLFDQYKAHRESMPDELRQQIPLLRQAIDAMGIGIMEQSGFEADDLLATVAETVQNAGGRCLVVTSDKDCRQLISDTVSVYNIRKDKEIDAAELWDLWGVRPDQVVDFQSLVGDPVDNVPGVPLIGPKLAQQLLEQFGTLDAVLDNADSVSGKKRKENLKNGREQALLSRELVRLRRDVDSPIPWSYSVRQAADLPRAQALFKEFGFRRLTDRVAEVLGDGESTMTPDAVWETDYATIDTVAGLKKLAKQLAKCEQIAIDTETTGTNPRASDLVGISIAWRPGQAAYIPVLAPEGQQVLDPGVVAEHLKPVVESESIRKIGQNLKYDVVVLRGIGLNVRGIAVDTMVADYLLNPGGRNHTLDDLARRYLNHQTTSIKELIGTGKKQIRMDQVDVTRVSDYACEDVDVPIRIADTISDQLKQADLNDLFADVEIPLIDVLAEMEFNGITVDAEYLRRMSEQFASQIEQLHQQIMDMSPRAFNVDSPKQLSEILFVEMKLPVIKKTKTGFSTDASVLEELAVNHELPAKVLEYRQLTKLKNTYIDALPNLICEKTGRIHTSFRQDVAATGRLSSSEPNLQNIPIRTAQGRAIRGAFTAGDEGWLLLGADYSQIELRVLAHYSGDPALIAAYHDGADIHTRVAAEVNEIAESDVTSDLRRIAKTINFGIVYGQSPFGLAKTLGISKDEARDYIELYFQRYQGVERFMTQTLIDCRNNGYVTTMLGRRRDVQGVRDIAKLDPVKRRSLTEPERIAVNTPIQGSAADLIKLAMLKVHSRLSSSALRARMLLQIHDELLFEVHQDDRQELQELVEQSMTGVVQLDVPLQVDVAFGKTWADT; from the coding sequence ATGCCCCGAAAATCCAGCCGCCGATCCGCCGATTCGGCCCCGTCCCCTGCCCCGACGACCAAACAGATCGACCGTGCGGCACAACAAATGACGTTCGACGGGTTTCAGGACGACGGGGGCAGCCGGTCAGACCCCGTCATCGGCAATCAGGGAACGGAAGCCGATGTCGGCCCCGCTGGCGAAGGGGCTTCGCTGCCGCCGTCCGGTGGCGATGGAGAGTCGGGCGTCGTCCGCGAAGCGGAACCGGCAACCGCCCAAACGAAACCAGACGCCGCAAAGTCCACCGATGCTCGGTCGCGACGGCGGGCCGCCGCCGGGATCGCTACCGACCACTTGCCCGACTTGCTGCAACGACCGTTGCCCGAACCGCAGCCCGAACCGGTGCCCGACCTGACCGACAAACTGGTGATCATCGTCGATGCTCATTCGTTGATCTATCAGGTCTTTCACGCATTGCCGCCGATGACCAGCACCAGCGGTTTGCCGGTTTCGGCGGTCTATGGCTTCGTCGGCGACATGCTGGAACTGATTTCGCGAAAGCACCCGGACTATCTGATTGCGGCGTTTGACAAAAGCGAGGTGACGTTCCGAAATCAGCTTTTCGACCAGTACAAGGCTCATCGGGAATCCATGCCGGATGAATTGCGGCAACAGATTCCGCTGCTGCGTCAGGCCATCGACGCGATGGGGATCGGGATCATGGAACAATCGGGGTTTGAGGCCGACGACTTGCTGGCCACCGTCGCCGAAACGGTTCAAAACGCCGGCGGGCGTTGTCTGGTGGTGACCAGCGACAAGGATTGCCGGCAACTGATCAGCGATACCGTGTCGGTCTACAACATCCGCAAAGACAAGGAAATCGACGCGGCGGAACTGTGGGACTTGTGGGGCGTTCGGCCTGATCAAGTCGTCGACTTTCAATCGCTGGTCGGCGATCCGGTCGACAACGTGCCGGGCGTGCCCTTGATCGGCCCCAAGTTGGCCCAGCAATTGTTGGAGCAATTCGGCACGCTGGACGCCGTTCTGGACAATGCCGATTCGGTGTCCGGCAAGAAACGCAAAGAAAATTTGAAGAACGGTCGCGAGCAGGCACTGTTAAGCCGCGAACTGGTTCGGTTGCGTCGGGATGTGGATTCGCCCATTCCATGGTCTTACAGCGTTCGCCAAGCGGCCGACTTGCCGCGAGCCCAGGCTTTGTTCAAGGAATTCGGCTTTCGGCGGCTGACCGACCGTGTCGCCGAAGTACTCGGTGACGGCGAATCGACGATGACGCCCGATGCGGTCTGGGAAACCGACTATGCAACGATCGACACGGTCGCGGGATTGAAAAAGCTGGCCAAACAATTGGCCAAGTGCGAACAGATTGCGATCGACACCGAAACCACCGGAACCAATCCGCGGGCTAGTGATCTGGTGGGCATTTCCATTGCCTGGCGGCCCGGTCAAGCGGCCTACATTCCAGTGCTTGCACCGGAGGGCCAGCAAGTCCTGGATCCTGGGGTCGTCGCGGAGCACTTGAAACCGGTGGTCGAATCAGAATCGATTCGAAAGATTGGTCAGAACCTGAAGTACGACGTGGTCGTGTTGCGAGGCATCGGGTTGAACGTTCGCGGGATTGCCGTGGACACCATGGTCGCGGACTATTTGCTGAACCCGGGCGGTCGCAATCACACATTGGACGACTTGGCGCGTCGTTATTTGAACCATCAAACGACGTCGATCAAGGAACTGATCGGAACCGGCAAAAAACAGATCCGGATGGACCAAGTCGACGTGACCCGGGTGTCCGACTATGCCTGTGAAGACGTGGATGTTCCGATTCGTATCGCCGACACCATTTCGGATCAACTGAAACAGGCCGACTTGAACGACTTGTTCGCCGACGTGGAGATACCGCTGATCGACGTCTTGGCGGAAATGGAGTTCAACGGCATCACGGTCGATGCGGAATACCTGCGTCGGATGAGCGAGCAGTTTGCGTCGCAGATCGAGCAATTGCACCAGCAGATCATGGACATGTCACCGCGTGCTTTCAACGTGGACAGTCCAAAGCAACTGAGCGAGATCCTGTTCGTCGAAATGAAATTACCCGTCATCAAGAAAACAAAAACGGGATTCAGCACCGATGCGTCGGTGTTGGAGGAATTGGCGGTGAACCACGAGTTGCCCGCCAAGGTGCTGGAGTATCGCCAGCTGACCAAGCTGAAGAACACGTACATTGACGCCTTGCCAAATTTGATTTGCGAAAAGACGGGGCGGATCCACACGTCGTTTCGCCAAGACGTCGCCGCAACGGGGCGGCTTAGCAGCAGCGAACCGAATCTGCAGAACATCCCCATCCGTACCGCCCAGGGGCGGGCCATTCGCGGTGCCTTTACCGCCGGCGATGAAGGCTGGTTGTTGTTGGGGGCGGACTATTCCCAGATCGAATTGCGGGTGCTGGCCCACTACAGCGGCGATCCCGCGTTGATTGCGGCCTATCACGACGGCGCCGACATCCACACGCGGGTCGCGGCGGAAGTCAACGAAATCGCGGAATCGGACGTCACGTCGGATTTGCGTCGAATCGCCAAGACGATCAACTTCGGCATCGTCTACGGACAAAGCCCGTTCGGGTTGGCGAAAACGCTGGGCATCAGCAAAGACGAGGCTCGCGATTACATCGAACTGTATTTTCAGCGGTACCAAGGTGTCGAAAGGTTCATGACGCAGACGCTGATCGATTGCCGGAACAACGGCTACGTGACCACCATGCTGGGGCGTCGGCGCGACGTCCAGGGTGTCCGTGACATTGCCAAGCTGGACCCGGTCAAGCGGCGAAGCCTGACGGAGCCGGAACGGATCGCGGTGAACACGCCGATCCAGGGTTCAGCCGCCGATTTGATCAAGCTGGCAATGTTGAAGGTGCATTCGCGGCTGAGTTCGTCCGCTTTACGGGCACGCATGCTGCTGCAAATTCACGACGAATTATTGTTCGAGGTCCATCAGGACGATCGCCAAGAACTGCAGGAATTGGTCGAACAATCGATGACCGGGGTCGTCCAGTTGGATGTTCCGCTGCAGGTCGACGTCGCCTTTGGCAAGACCTGGGCGGACACGTGA